Within the Hermetia illucens chromosome 6, iHerIll2.2.curated.20191125, whole genome shotgun sequence genome, the region tttagctgctcagcagctcctGATCTGTACACAGAGCGTAtgttccatgaggaaatgtgCAAATCTTTTGTCTTTTTGCCGGGTCCGTTGTTAAAAAATCAATACGGTTTGAGGCACCtttcgtggtttcgtaacaatcgTTTTCAATGTAGGATTGTGCAGTGACTAATATGGATTGGCCGATGGTCCAAAAGATCATCAGCATTGGCAGGAGGGAAGAGCTCtcacaaaaaaacttaaaaattttgAGAAATTGGCCGCGAAAGTTCGcgcgcaaatactgaagctccactgCTTTGCTAACCAGGCTCTGGAGAGTGGGGGCGTGCTTTGAACACTCCAGTTCCTCACATATCATTGTACCAAACTTAATGTGTCATTAAATCGATGTGTGGATTGCCGCAGGAACCTGAAAAACAAAGCAATAGGAGAACCTAGTGGGAGATAACACGCCAACTAAgctggaaatgaaaaaaaaaatacgactCGACCCCGTGTGACGGAGTGCCGTATTGAAAGGGAAGACCGACggcggatcacatcctcaattaATGCTTCTCTTGCCTCAGATCTTAATGAGATGCGGTTTTGGAGATGCACACTCTGCTTGGTAACATCTGGCCATTATACTGGAAGAGTGGTATTGTGAGTTCCGCGGCTTAGAGAGGAGGAGTGGAATACGAACAGATGCGGATGACTTATTTCACGGTTGGCTTGAATTGCGCGCATTCTTATCTTTGTGTTTTCAGGTTCCGGTGCGGGCCGTCGACGCAACGATGTAAGGACACGTTAAGTTTTATACAACGATACGTGAGGGACTGAAGTGCTCACAGGACCTTCCAAGGAGGCATGCAAGCGCGTGTCGGCAGTACACTGTACTGACTGTGTAATGAGCCAAATTTTAAAAGAGGCTCCACAAACCAGAGGAAAGCTGTACTATGTTTCAAAAAAATGTTGCCCGCAATCAAGTGAATCGGAAATGGAAAGGAACGAACAACTGGCAACCAATTTCGATCATAGGTGCGCCCAGGGGAGAGGTAAGGCAGTgtctgcagatgatgtcgcagcgcttgttgctggacgcactgtcgaacaggcgcaaagcagactcggcatattgatgcgacgggtaagcggatggatgactactcatggtttcaaccttgcactggaaaaaaccgaagtagtcatcctgactaaaaagagaattccgaccctgcgtcccatatcgttcggcgagtcgataatcgagtcaaaatcagcggtaaagtacctcgggttgactcttgactcaaagatgagcttttctgagcaaatccaagcagcagcgaacaaggctgcggctggagtttcggcgttaagtaggctaatggcaaacattgggggtcctatgtctagtaggcgacgtctcctgatgagctcaacgcagtctgccctgctctacggcgcagaggtatgggctggcgctcttaacaaggaggtatatcgtagacacctcgcacaagtacagagacggggagctttacgggtggcgtctgcgtaccgcacagtcgctgaaccggccgtgatggtgatcgcgggagttatccccgttgcccttcttgctaggcagcgtcaggccatatacaagcgcaagggagatgagccaagggaggtggttgctcgcgaagaacggcaatacACTCTacacgagtggcagctctcttggcaaaatgaaactagaggcagatggactgcgcggctcatcggcaacttaggtgcgtggctgaatcggaagcatggtgagactgactatttccttacccaatttttaagtgggcatggaagttttcagtcttacctgcacaagattggaaaagcgcgttctccggattgtgtgttttgcaatggagttgtggacgatgcccacaacacttttttttcttgtggaaggtgggatggggttcgtcagcagctctatttaagcacaggggatctctctccagacaacattgtggaagagatgctgaggactgctgacagctggaaccgtgttgcctattacgttcgggtccttcccgttgctaagaagatagaactcgaccggtggaggagccggatggcagggagctccttgaactgacagttcccttcctcctctcccctcccgttggtgaaaggaattccctgattcgaaggcgggagagttcgggggctggcccgaagtaatgtgacaaacggttccaggctagctctctgacgatggggaggtgtttagtttgtAGTCCgtcgacgtaccgaatcgggagtccaacactgtgcgtaaatgcattcacctaccctacccgaaAAAAAAGGCAGTGTCTGCAGCCCTGGATGAAACCCAGTCCTAATTTTTGGAATCCATGCATTTAGTTTCGAGTTTTTGGATTTGATTGATGTAGAGATGTAGAACTTACCGTACCACAAATATTGATATCATTTTGGAGATGTAACACGACTAAATTTTGCCATTTCATCCCATCCATCTAACATTCATCTatgtaataataagaaaaaaaaatacaagaatTCTCGTCTTATCTTAATGTTACTTTCAGTACTTCAAAAAAGATGAATTCATATTCGCACATGATCCCGAGAAGAAATGCAAAACAGGCGACATTGTCCTAATCAAGGAGCTACCGAAGAAGTTTACTCGTCTAATTACCCATTCAGTGGAAGAGATTGTCTATCCACTAGGAGACATCACGGATCCCATAACTGGCAAAAAGGTTGTTGTCGGAAAATATCGGGATGACGTTGAGCACGTCAACAAATTGTTTGGCAAATccgaaaaggccttcgactatGACAAAGCTCCGCCACGAGGACGACTGGAAGGAACAAAAGACTTCACGCACGGCGAAACATATATCAAATGGCACGAGGACGGGAAGGATCAACCCTTCGCGGTTTAGCAAGTTTAGTTCAAGCCAAATATCTTAGTTGTACAGTTGCTCGATagtttaataaaaatgaaagaatattcgtaaatttttgaaattgtttttatttttcttgtatGGCAAATAATCCATGTCGTTTTCGTGGAGGTTCTCCAACTTTTTGTATAATGCTTTTGCTATGTATTTTGATAATATTCATTTAAAATGGTTTTCTCTCTTTTGTTCAAAGTGGTAAAATAATATATGCAACTACATCGCTTCTAAGCTCAACATTAAAGTAATTATAATTTGTTTAAATATCATAACAGTTTACGCTTAAATGTTTTGGTGTAAGTTACATGATTTTTTTGGTCTTGATTCTTTATGAAATGGCACTTAAAATTTACACCCTTTTCGGAATAACGCGATTAAGACGATAGAAATACATAACGTAAATAGATGGGGAAATATTTTACATTGCTCAGTTAAACGCTGCTAGATATGTTATAAAATCAACCGGGAGTCTTGGCTCCTCCAAATTATCGGCGGCTGCCATAAATATCGATAACACAATCAGTTATCGGGCCACTATCTGGGAGACGTTGGAAGATAGTCAGAAATCAGAGCGGCGTTGAAAAACATAAGACTTGGTTTAGGAACGtaatctttcttttattttaaatcGTCATTATTAATAGATATCTCAAAAGTTAACAATTTACATGAGTAAGATAACAGCGCAGTACGAAACAGAGTCAAACGagttaaaatcaaaaatatagATTGTCGTTAAATAGGGATGACAATTTGAAGAAACTTCCACTTTTGATCACAATTTTATAGCATATCTAGCCCATGATCCCAATACACAGTCCTGGATTGAGAGTTGAATAACTTATTTTTTGTTAAGGTTCTCGAAGAAGGCAATGCTGCTCTTCAATTTGCCCGGCACTAAAACTGGACTGATTGGACGTTCTCGGACCGGAGACTCCTGAGTGAATCTAATTTCCGCTCGTTTTTGCTCAACAATTGATTGCTTGGGCAATTCATCGTTGACCTCGGGTGGTGGACTGGCGGGGCTTGCTTCGTGGAAACCATTTTCTGCAGGTTGTGTTTCCACTGTTTGCTGAGAGTTTTCAGCTACTGGTTCAGGACTGCTTGCGGCAGGAATTTCTGGATCCTTTTCCTCCGCAGGAGTCGAAACAGGAGCTGCGGTAGTCTCAGTGGTTTGAACTGGACTTGGCTCTGTAATTGAAGATTGGGTTGATTCAGCAACTGGTGCTGGAGTTGGGGTGGGTTCAACGAGAGCAGTGGGCTCAGTACTCGGGTTCGGAGCTGTCTCTGTTTCGACGACTTCAGGTGTTGGCTTCTGTTCCGGCTCTACAGCAGGCTTGACATCAACCGGCGGCATGGAAGCTTGTTTTTCATTCTCAATGAATTTCTCGACAACGGTTGGCTCCCGAGCAGGTGTTGCCTGTGCGGGCTCTGGTGTCGATTCTTCTTTTGGCGTCACCATCACTATTAATGTTGACTGGACAGGGGTTTCTTGATTAGCATCATCGGGTGTATTGGGTGGCGTGGCCTGCTGTTCATCTTTGGGAATCGACACTATTTCTACGTTTTCATCTTTCCATTCTAGAGAATTCTGTTCATTTGCCTTTTCTTCAGGCGCTTGAGCCGTTTCAGGTTCCGCTGGACAATATTTTTGATCGTATGGCGGTGAATAGGAATCCTTGCATGGCTCTTGTGGAGACAGTGGTTCTCCGATCGGTTCGCTTACTTGCTGAGACATTGGGGACAAGTCAATAAGCTTTTCTGGCTGTGCCGTTTGGACGGATTCGTTTGTGACTTCCTCCTGCCGATTCTCTGTTTCTGATGAAGGAGCTGCTGCAGTTGCGGGAACTTCTTCGAAGTGTACCTGTTTTTCTTCCTTTATCGGCTCAGCTTTTTCAGGTGACCTGAATGGGCAGACTGATTATTgattatattgaaaatttaatcgAAATCTTACTTATTCTGCTGTTCGGACGTGGGACATGGGCAAACTACCAAACTCTCTGGGGGTAGTACCGGAGCTTCGGCTGGAATGTATTTTTGTTCGTAGGATGGTGAGTAGGAGTCTTTGGATGGTTCTGCAGTGCAGTTGCTTCCTCCGTTTCTTGTTGCTATCTCTTGAGGTTGTGTATTTCCCGCTGGAGTTGCTGGTTTTTCTTCAACGCTCTCTCCGTTTGTTGTTACAGGTTCCGCGAGCTTCGGTGGTTGTGCCGGGGCTGTTGGTTCTTCTTTAGTGTTATTTTCCACTGATTTCCAGGAGTATGACTagcaaattgaaaaaataaatagataaatttaGAACGATTGATATGAGATGTGGCGTCGGAGAATGATAAAATCAGAGTGACGAGCTAGCTAATGGTATGTGGTGGCCAGTCAGTGTGGATGAATTTATCGCCTTGGAAAGATGGATTGGAGGCAGTTGCATATTTTTCCTGGTAGCACTAAATGATAAGCCTCATTTAATGATGGATGCATACACGATTTCCACGTATCAATGTTCAGAGTTTATTAAGTTTAGTTTAGGATGATGTCAACTAAGAGCATTTTTTTGTGCACTTACTATATATGTGCTCTGGTATCTGGGATTAAGGCGGGTCACGATAAATATTACGTATCCATCAAACTTCTTAGAAAATCGTTTTAGTCAGTGATTAATTCGCGTCGGAACAATGATTCACGCGGAAATGTTCACGCGATAATGACGTCTTCGTACTACTATGTATCTAAATATCTAAATAAATGGTGAGGAATATGAATGAATACTGGTCGATGATCCACAAGTGATGTAGCTAAACTGAGCGAATTTACTGTGTGGCGAGTTGGTTATCCACATATGGCAGTTGGGTCAACTTTGAGTTGGAATAGTTCAAaacgaaaatattaaaaagcgcATATGTATCTATCTTTATATATCACTTTCATCCATGAACTTTTGGATTTATTATTTCTGTTTCATTTTTAAATGCAGTTTCTTTGAAGCAGATCATTGCTGCTGACGAGACTATCACTTCTTTCAAGTTCATGGTAAGTGGCTTACcgtaaataatataatatattacgCATGGTCGGATCAAACGCTTGATAATGAGCGGCTCTCTAGTATAGTGATTAATATTGAGTGGAAAAAGTTCAAGAAAGGTGACCAGTGTAGAAAGAAGAGCTCATTACCAAAAAGTAAGATGTGCTCCAATGATtttgttctttttctatgagaagTTGGCTATGGCCAGTCTTTATAAACGTATTTATTTTCAGCACTGCTTGGCATACGTAAGCTAACTGTTAAAAGACAGTTTTTCGTGAAGTTTTTTTTACATATATGTGGGAAAAGGAGGGATAGAAATAAACAGGTGATGAGAGCCAGAAAAAATTAGCACCGATCGAAGTTCCAAATTTTGTGGGGCGAATTAATTGATAGATTCTCATTGAGTTGATTGATAACTTCTCGTTGTTCATTTTACTCATATCCATACCAAACTGCAGTGATTTTCCTAATTTTTGCAAGCACAAccctaataatattaataatattattgaGGGACGTGGTACATGGCTTCCTAAAAGAAGTATTGTGCCCTTTTGTTAGTTATAGTGTGTGTTgtgtgtccgtagatatcgtcAGCTTCTTTAGGTGACAGTTTAGcctacagtgaccagtgagtattcatACTATGATCCAGAGGCTCTTCTTGgcaaggtttaaacaatctttcgagcgcttgggttcgaaTCCCCCATGAGCATCTTGgattgttccattcctggtacgtTCGCCTAGTACAGTTCCCTCGTTTGTTCCTCTTCGTTCTTCGTATAGCatccctgctcctttcctggccaacTCGACCGctgtctcattgccttctaacctaaTATAACATGTAATCTATCCAGACGTTATTGGGCGAGCCGAGCGTGTTTAGTCTCTCAGTTTGGAGTTCATTTGGTAGGACCTgagtgccttaatagccgcttgagtgtcagttagaatagcaatattcCGGCCCTTTATAGTTCCTTCCTTCCGAGATTGAAGGAAACACATCTAtcaatggcgtatatttccgccaggAATATGTTAGTATGCTTACCCAATGgttcaaaatacattttccttggaccaatgaccctggTGCCTGCTCCCTCTGCTGGGATCCATCAGAGTACCAAGTAatcggtttaagccgtatgtcaatgTCACCCTCTCCAAGAATGCCCTGCAGCTCCAACGCGTTTCAGACTCGTGAAGTTATCCCTTGGAATCAATAATTTGGGATActgcctagaaaaaatatcaatattcCTTCGATGTAGGCAACTCCCCTCCTCGCCGGTATTCCCAGTAATTCTGAAAAACACCCTCtttgtctgcatctgtatgtgctgaTGGAGAAGACTTAATCCTAGAAGGGCCTCTGGGTACCTTTGAGCATGTTTTCATTGCATCACCGACACAcaggcaagccagtctttgaagtttgtggaaCACCATGACTATTGTGTGGAGTTCAGTtctgtctgcccagattactgccCCATAGATAATCATTCGCCTTACTATTGCCGTGTATATCCAAAACAGTGCTTTCAGGGTGCATCCGTATTTTTTCCATGTTATGAACCTACAAGTTATTAGAGTGATGGTGGTTTTTCGTCTAGTGTGATTTACTTTGATACTCATTTCACTTCCATgtcatgtaatctaatggctctcaggtgatcaagcttgcgcttccttgtgaatggtactatattggcTTTCGCTGGATTTATGCACAGCCCCGTCTTCCCGCACCCGTTGTTAGGAATTCGTAGCCGATTTGCTTTCTGGCACATAGagtttcttcatatttgcccctacagattaaataATGTCATCAGAGTAATTTTGGACTTGTTTTCCAGTATTTGTTGGCGTTCTcagaagttcgtcaactaccATACTCAACATTAACGGTGATATTACCCCACTGTGTGGACAACTTTAAGTAGTGTTAATACCAATATCATAAAATTAACTTTAAATTGAGAGGAGTCCTTCTTCTCTTCGTTTCACTGCTCCAACTGACCCCGAAAaacattttcgctgtcaaaaatggtttttcgatgtcatggttAACCCGATTCGTACTTGCGGGCgtccgacacgcaagttgctaGTTCCGTCACAACACTAATGCGTCGCGAGCGTCTCGTCCTGGTTGCGTTTTCTTGCTGCTTTAGTCGAGCCAACCGTGCCTCCAAAGTTGGGGTTGTAATGATGTCGGCCTCGTTTCTGGACTTCTAAGGGGCCTTCATaaggtggccggaatatatggtccTTAGCCCCTTGTCTGAAGTCTCGCGTATATACTGAATGTTGagccaaagataggaaacttcctaaatttttatttggaattaGTCCTTACGCTCTGAAGAATTGCGTCAACCTTTTGCGCCTCCGCGATCGCCGGAGAACGGCGGTGGCGGAGATGTTGGCCTCTGCGTTACATGACAAAGCGTCAACAACCACGTTatattttccagacacgtgttcaATGTCAGAAGTGAACTggttgataaagctcaagtgccgaagttggctttatcgggcttttgtttcaatgcaaaagtgagtggcttatagTCCGTGGACGGCCTGCCTATAAgagaataccggaagtatttaattgcgagatACGCGGCGagtaattcacgatcataggtgtctagttccgttgagctgtttggagaagaagcttaaCGGCTGCTAGATTCGATTcgctttttggtgaagagcagcatctacggcaatgtctgaggcattgacgaatacggctaggggtgcaacTTGCTGAGGGAAAGCCAAAAGTGTACcatctcaaacgcctggacagctTCTGGGAGCCAAGCAATCAGACGAGAGTCTTTGGTCTTCGGTTCAGACAAGAAGGGGTTAAGGATTgattgatggtgggcggccttgggcaaagaACGaccatagaagtttaacatgcatAAAAAcattctcagatccttaacaatTTTTGGAAGCTGAAGCTCTTCTAGTCTGCtctgttgctccaacgtgtttcgaacttcttatcgaaatgtaACTTCATGACACAataatgttatcccttggtatcagtaattcgggatgccggttaaaaggaatatcaattttcctttgatctaggcagctccccgctttGCAGGCACTCTTGGATATTCTGAGGATTGTCCCCCTATGCTGCTTCTGTATGTGCGGATGGAGAGGAGAAAATCCAAGAGCGACCTCTAGGGTGCCGTTTGGCAtgtcttcattcttcttttttttcttcagcttttgtcccgttcaaaagcggggtcggctcgtcgtgatcggtttctccatttagctctatcaaatgcctgatctggatgcaatctcgaggcttttaaattcaaatCCATCGTCTCGAACCaaagttgtttcggcctgccttctggtcatttaccatcgacttcgatgttcagaccaatcttggcaagtgaattctcgttagcgcgaattgcgtgacaataccatcgaagacgcccctccCGTAgtttgcaatataaagagggcgatgcttcccacggtgtttctcaatgagtaaccgcgcagtgtgtattgcgtcagtagttccgcagtttttgacaaatccggcttgattcacggttatttcaacgatttcgcgaatacggttgtcaagaatgcgttcaaaatcttcatggtataagAAAGTAACCGGATAAGACGGTaaattgaacattctgctggactacctttctttttccatattggaacttgtggtactttcttgccagtcaaatggttttctaccttcttgaataacccgattaaagaattgcaGCTCGGCGGTTGGTAAGCGAAGTATCGTTCTTGCCATTAGGATTAGAAATTAGAATTTTTAGGTAGGACTTAGGACTTAGGCGTAAGTAGGcaagctttttgtaactttgCTATGGCCACATCAGCTTCAAACTCTTGTTGATAATCTCATTAATGACCTTTGACGATATAGTGAAGGTATTTTATTGAAGCAGGTTCGTTGTATTGAGGTCTTTTTTAAGTAGCTTAATTCTCTAGGTTTAATACAAAAAGTATCCCACTTTGGGTACTATTTTTAGTTATGAATTTCTTGGGAGGGTCGGATACCTTTTGAAACAATAtatcttaaatttttttttacaggatTCCTGGGGGAATTGAAGGCTTTTTCGAGTCGGAGTTGATTAGGTTGTCCGTTTAAAACAAATAATATGTTTTAGCCTAAGAAAAGTTTCTTGGAAAAGTTCTCTTTTTCCAAGGCCATAGCCATATAAAGTAAATATCATCAAATTTAAGTAAGATATTTTTGAAAGGAATATATTAAGATTGAGTTACATCAGTATCGAGTGGAACTATTGTGTTCTACTAAAGTTTTCTTAGGGCTTAGACTGGCTGCCGCAATGGTCGGGTGCAAATACCTTGGAACTGGCctgatattttcatttttagtaaaataaaaataaagtaagTATTGCGATCATGATAAATAAAATAGCATGGTAAATATTAGGAGTTCCCGATCTCTTCTGGTGATAGATTCCATGATAAACTAACGAGAAACACCCATTCCAACTTGGCAATCTGTGATCCTCCTCTTCAAGATAGCCTGGAACAATCCTAAGGCTTTCTCTAGTGTAGTGTGTACCTCTGTCTCGTTAAGGAATGGTCATGAGATCTCGACATTTATAAGTTAACAGCGATTTGTTATTTCTTAGTATTGCCGCAACACTACCACACAAGTACAGCGATTGATGACCGACAGATAAAGAATGCCATATTTTCAGATGATTTATATGTTATTTCTTTCATCTTAACGCAAAGATCAATATTATTTTTGGGTTCGGTTTGAGGCCTTATGTATCATATATGGTTACTTTTTAGAAAACGCTGGAAATATTGGCGCTTGTGGCACTACGCTTccagaaaatatctttttcgaGGCAACGATATTTATTTCCTTTTGATTCTGCGAACATTTTTATGTAACTTCTCTTTTTAGCAGAAGAAGGAAACTGATATATATATAGTCAAAAAAAAAGCCCATGGATCCTCTTTCCGCCTAGCCGGACCGACAGGCGACCAATCTAAGAATTTAGCCCGTCCAAAGGCCTGCATCaaagcgatgatgcgttttaacgcaatgcgaaaatgtattgctacaacccgattgtcgcaaacacttcaagcaatcaCGCGGTGGTTCTATACTACAGCGACATGcatcttaaatggaagacagtacgaatcaagacgAAAGCCCACAAggccagattgttaccggacaggactcttcggactatagcacaagtTGCAAGGATAATCGCTTTTTggatctccatgtatagtccagctctAAGATCGaccgttttcagcgctttatgcaaatttttcgaggctgaaattaccactgggactgcTTCGATCCTTTGTAGTcttcaagtctgcttcatatcgtcggccaaggggccgtagttccggattttttcgtgctgtttttcaatagtgttccggtccaacggtaaggctacatcgattataaagcacgctcgttcttccttgagaagcaaaACTAGATCGagtctgttgtgattaacactgtggttggTGGTAATAatatgatcccacagtagtttgacccgatgaTTTTCgaagattctctgcggaatatacttataataagcaTGGTAGGGTAAGTTATAcatcaacgcaaggttttgatggagaatcttgcagacggagttatgacgattggtgtactcggtactgctcaacatcctgcacgcagatgttatgtgctggatggcctcctcttcacagttgcatgaCCTAGAATtgaagttggtgattgaggagtcgtgaagaattgaagttaggaatgcctcggtctcatagaaaactacaccattagtcaatcacttgttggaggcttcgatgtcaatgcctgacaacaacaaattttttatatggcctccgtgaatgggtttctctttccacatgtcatcttctgttggactgaagtaacattcgacatgggatcccattctttgctttcaaatttaaaggagataatttattatctgccatggcggtagcctgatgtaattggctagaggattctttctcatagaaaaactcacgaagagaatgcttgattgtagtgcaatgtttttaaatcaagaaccctccttccttcctgatgacgtgggatagtgatcctcaatttttcagcAGCCCTTTTGTacatgttgtttgcaagaactacccttacccgtatattgacagattctaaatgcGCATTACCCCACTGTAtaacaccgaaagtatatagaagggcGGGAATGGTGAAGGTGTTGACTGCCACGATTTTAATTTTCTCGAATAGCTCAGACAAGATCTGATATACCCaaagcttcgtgctccaatccttcatcactgttctcaagaagagaagaacgacatttgggttgattttgtacaagtgtAACACTTGTAATAACCGCGAATGCGAtttggagtcaaaggctgatttataatccaTGTAGGTTGTCgagatatttcatttttggtgAACAGCCTGCCTTACAGCTAccatatcaatcaatcaatcaaaccttgggagccttttgcgcatcctttttcctcctcagctatcaatttatgagtatcaaaatgttttgatatgttcgcgcacagaactgaagtgacgaccttgtagatggtaggaagacaagtaattggtcgacattttgaagggcaagagcgaccctgttccttggggatgagaaaaattatccccttggtgaaaaattctggaactaatttAGGATCGGCgttcatctgattaaaatgatttgccaataccctgtgagtgctcttgaaccgcttcagccagaagttgtgaatgttgtcaactcctggcgccttctaattacctgccttttcaagggttGCTTCTACGTTAGCTTCAgttatgtcaggcatggtcactTCGGAttgggcctcgcatgaacgcataaggtgtgggagtcacgctgcttctaaattgtaacaactggattcgctccaaacgcttctccagaagtcttctgcctgagcCAGATCC harbors:
- the LOC119659330 gene encoding 28S ribosomal protein S17, mitochondrial, translated to MAAARKLLLLGQCVPCIKHNASKIRIRRMELDENLLMYFKKDEFIFAHDPEKKCKTGDIVLIKELPKKFTRLITHSVEEIVYPLGDITDPITGKKVVVGKYRDDVEHVNKLFGKSEKAFDYDKAPPRGRLEGTKDFTHGETYIKWHEDGKDQPFAV